DNA from Rhodothermales bacterium:
TGGCGAGCCGCACGAACGGCGTGGCCTGGACCCCTCCTGCGTCGATGCGGGCGCCGAGGTTGAGGTCGATGAGCGTATAGCCGTCGTTTTTCTGCGTATTGGCATCATTCACGAAGTATGAGGTGGCCGTTTCGGTTGTCACCCGGGCCCACAGTCGGCCGCGGGCAAAGCGGGCGGAGGCCATGAGTCGGTGGTCTGGTATGCCCGGCAGGCGAGAGCCGGCGAGGTCGTCCTCGTCGTATTCGTAGATGCCGCCGTTGTAGGTCACCGACAGGGCGATCGCCGGCGAAACCGGGGCGTTGAGGAATACCTCCACGCCCCGGTGGGTATTGGCGCCGCTATTCCGGTAGAACGTGCGGTCGCCGCCTTCCTCGGTCTGGTACGGCGCGAGGCGATCTGTGATGCGCATCGAAAACAGCGCGATGTCGAACCGGGCGCCGGCCTGGCCGATGGCGCCCCGGGCGCCGGCCTCGAAGCCGGAAACGCGCTGCGGGTCGGCGTCCGGGTTAAACCCGCCGGTGAGGTCGGGCCGGTTGACGAGCTCGGTCGTCGTGGGCGTCTCGAAGCCGGTTCGCACGTTCCCGTAGAGCTGCGTTGCGCCGAGGCGGTAGGCGAGGGCGATGGAGGGGCTGACGGCCGAGAAGGTGCGGTCGCCGGACTGGTCGCCGTTCGCGAGCTGGCGGTCATCCATCGTGAAGACCACCCGGTCGCCGCGCAGGCCGAGGCTCAAGTCAAGGGCCGGCGTCAGGTGCGCCGTCAGGAAGCCGTAGGCAGCGACGCTCGAAACGTCCTCCTGCTGATCCAACGACAGCGTTTCCCCGGGCCGGCCGGCGTCGTTGTTGCGGTTGATCCGGTCGTCCGACTGGAGGCCGGCGTCGGCGCCGACGCCCATCGAATAGCGGTCGGTATCGCGTTGGAACGAGAGCCGGGCGCCGCCGGCGACGCGTCCGAGATCGACATACGCAAACGTGAGCGGGTTGTCGAGGTCGCGACGGATGCCGTAGAGGGTGAGCTGGGCGACGCCGACCGGGGTCTCGTGAAAGAGGGTGCCGCCGACCTGAAACTGGGTGCTCCGTTTGGCGGCCTGGGCCGGCTCGTTCCGGCTATCCGCCATGCGGGGGTCCGTTTCGAATTGTTCGAGGGTCAGGGCGCCCGGGTTCTGCGCGTCCTGGTCGGCAAAGGCGCCCATCAGCTTGAGGCGTGTCTGCCGGCCTACGGCCACGTCGCCATGCAGAGAGGCGCGGGTGAGCCGGCTTTCGCTGTAGTCGCGGAAGCCTCCGCGGCGGTTGTCGGACACAAAGGCGTGGACTCGGTGTCGGCCCGGCAGGGCCACGGCCTCGGCGGCCAGCTGCTGGAAGCCGTCGCTGCCGCCGGCGGCGCGCAGGCGGGCATAACCTTCCCGCGCGGTGTCGTCGGTGGAAAGAAAGAGGACGCCGCCGCTGCCGTTGCCCCAGAGGAACGAAGCCGGCCCGCGGACGATCTCCGCACGGCGGATCATGGACGGATCGATGATGTCCGTGATCGCCTGGCCATCCGGCATGGTGAGCGGGATGCCATCTAGCAGCACCTGGATGCCGCGCACGCCAAACGCCGTGCTCCAGCCCATCCCACGGATAGACATCCGTTCGCCCAGCGAGGCATTATTTCGGTCGTTCACCCACAGGCCTGGCAACTCGCTGAGCACATCGTCGAGGCTCGTCGCCGGCTCGTAGAGCACCCGTTCGAGGCGCGAAATTTCCATCGCGGCAAGGGGGGCCTGGGCGGCCGGGGACCGGGTGGCTTCGATGGCGATACCGGGCAGGGTTACCGAAAGTGTTTCCGCCGGCACAAGCTGAGCCGCCGCCGTGGGGGCGAACAGGAGAAACACGAAGAAGACGAGTACAAAACTACGTGGGGCCAAGGGGTAGACTGGTTCAAAGGTGGTAGGAAAGGCCGTCACCAGCCGATCTTGCGGCGCGCCGTTTTTCTGGCGGTGCGCGCCGACGAGGGAGCCGGAGCCTGTCCCTCGAAAGCGATGGTGGTGGGCCCTACTTCTGGGGTAGGCCGGGGTTGCGTCCGGGTCACAGCCTCGGTTGCCGGGCGAGTCGACGACCGGTCGGAAGACAGCCCGAGGGATTCGGACGTCGGGACGACCGCGCCGTCGCCGGCGGCCACCAGCTGGTCCGGGTTCTGCGGGACGTTGACTGTCGCGCCGTCAAAATAGTGCGCCAGTATCTCATTGTACAGCTTCCCCTGGCGCGATAATTCAAGGGCGCCATACTGGCTCAGCCCGACGCCATGCCCATAGCCTTTTCCCTTGAAGATGTAGGCGTCGTCGGTACTATCCAGCTCGAACAGGGTGCTCCGCAGTTTATCCTTCCCGAACCGCCGGTTGACGGTAAGCCGGAAGGCATTGCTACGGATTGTTCGCCCCTCGCTGCCGCTCTGGAGTAGCGTGATTTCCTGCACCCGTCGATCGTCCCCGATCGCTCCCGTACGGATGCCGGTCACCTTGATCTCATTGTCCTCCGAGAGCGCTTCGAGCAGTTCGCGTTTCGGCAACTCGATCGTCCAGTCCGTATAGGGCGAAATGGCGTCGGTCGGATCCCTTCTGCCGCGGAGGTAGGGTAGGACAAGCTGGGCATCCCACACGTCTTCGTGATTGGCCGTGACACCGCCGCTGGAGGAATGATAAACGGC
Protein-coding regions in this window:
- a CDS encoding SpoIID/LytB domain-containing protein, producing the protein MPQHDARRWVSILLLVSAFAAPANGRPPVDYSPDPQRIAAPTPFDSVQVRLLKSAIPRTIVVSGSKGLDVYSANEPNPLLRLAANEKMTITTSGSRLFFTSGQAGGIYAIRMTLRQPEDGHLQIELAEAQSKPTREHRYEGILKLEVDPTRASTVKMVNQVAIEDYVTSVLASEFGFEEMEASKAMAICVRTLSWRSLLQNGPDYELPDHDIWQVYHGIGPITRTAREATRLTEGQVLTYSGDLIEAVYHSSSGGVTANHEDVWDAQLVLPYLRGRRDPTDAISPYTDWTIELPKRELLEALSEDNEIKVTGIRTGAIGDDRRVQEITLLQSGSEGRTIRSNAFRLTVNRRFGKDKLRSTLFELDSTDDAYIFKGKGYGHGVGLSQYGALELSRQGKLYNEILAHYFDGATVNVPQNPDQLVAAGDGAVVPTSESLGLSSDRSSTRPATEAVTRTQPRPTPEVGPTTIAFEGQAPAPSSARTARKTARRKIGW
- a CDS encoding TonB-dependent receptor is translated as MAPRSFVLVFFVFLLFAPTAAAQLVPAETLSVTLPGIAIEATRSPAAQAPLAAMEISRLERVLYEPATSLDDVLSELPGLWVNDRNNASLGERMSIRGMGWSTAFGVRGIQVLLDGIPLTMPDGQAITDIIDPSMIRRAEIVRGPASFLWGNGSGGVLFLSTDDTAREGYARLRAAGGSDGFQQLAAEAVALPGRHRVHAFVSDNRRGGFRDYSESRLTRASLHGDVAVGRQTRLKLMGAFADQDAQNPGALTLEQFETDPRMADSRNEPAQAAKRSTQFQVGGTLFHETPVGVAQLTLYGIRRDLDNPLTFAYVDLGRVAGGARLSFQRDTDRYSMGVGADAGLQSDDRINRNNDAGRPGETLSLDQQEDVSSVAAYGFLTAHLTPALDLSLGLRGDRVVFTMDDRQLANGDQSGDRTFSAVSPSIALAYRLGATQLYGNVRTGFETPTTTELVNRPDLTGGFNPDADPQRVSGFEAGARGAIGQAGARFDIALFSMRITDRLAPYQTEEGGDRTFYRNSGANTHRGVEVFLNAPVSPAIALSVTYNGGIYEYDEDDLAGSRLPGIPDHRLMASARFARGRLWARVTTETATSYFVNDANTQKNDGYTLIDLNLGARIDAGGVQATPFVRLANAFDRKYAGSVVVNAFGGRFFEPSPGRSIQAGVNVTL